One window from the genome of Aptenodytes patagonicus chromosome 4, bAptPat1.pri.cur, whole genome shotgun sequence encodes:
- the DRD5 gene encoding D(1B) dopamine receptor, with the protein MLRGGRSPPAAGPPDGARGPAGVPGAAQVAAGSLLALLILWTLFGNVLVCAAIVRYRHLRSKVTNIFIVSLAVSDLLVAVLVMPWKAVAEVAGYWPFGAFCNIWVAFDIMCSTASILNLCVISVDRYWAISSPFRYERKMTQRLALVMISVAWALSVLISFIPVQLNWHKGGDVVAAGDIGDGFGTGWAAAGAVTTWAEDMSTTWVALAAVRPSDGTSGSNDTLPGPSESCDSSLNRTYAISSSLISFYIPVAIMIVTYTRIYRIAQVQIRRISSLERAAEHAQSCRSSHVDCHHHTSLKSSIRKETKVLKTLSVIMGVFVCCWLPFFILNCMVPFCESPPSDPHAGLPCVSETTFNIFVWFGWANSSLNPIIYAFNADFRKVFSNLLGCGQFCSSTPVETVNISNELISYNQDTLFHKEIVTAYVNMIPNVVDCEENREDPFDRMSQLSPDHEVATDSVCELDCEGEISLGKITPFTPNGLH; encoded by the coding sequence ATGCTGCGGGGCGGCCGGAGCCCGCCGGCGGCGGGTCCCCCCGACGGGGCACGGGGGCCGGCGGGCGTCCCCGGGGCGGCGCAGGTGGCGGCGGGCAGCTTGCTGGCTCTGCTCATCCTCTGGACGCTCTTCGGGAACGTGCTGGTGTGCGCGGCAATCGTCCGCTACCGGCACCTGAGGAGCAAGGTCACCAACATCTTCATCGTGTCCCTGGCTGTCTCGGACCTGCTGGTGGCTGTGCTAGTCATGCCCTGGAAGGCGGTGGCTGAGGTGGCCGGGTACTGGCCTTTTGGGGCTTTCTGCAACATCTGGGTGGCCTTTGATATCATGTGCTCCACGGCCTCCATCCTGAACCTGTGCGTGATTAGTGTGGACAGGTACTGGGCTATTTCCAGCCCTTTCCGCTATGAGAGGAAGATGACCCAACGGTTGGCTCTGGTGATGATCAGTGTGGCATGGGCTTTGTCTGTGCTCATCTCCTTCATCCCTGTCCAGCTCAACTGGCACAAAGGTGGGGATGTTGTTGCTGCTGGTGATATTGGAGATGGATTTGGCACTGGTTGGGCAGCAGCAGGTGCTGTCACCACCTGGGCGGAAGATATGAGCACCACATGGGTGGCATTAGCAGCAGTGAGACCCTCTGATGGGACCTCTGGCAGCAATGATACCCTCCCTGGACCATCAGAGAGCTGTGACTCCAGCCTCAACAGGACTTACGCTATTTCATCGTCCTTGATCAGTTTTTATATCCCGGTGGCTATCATGATAGTTACCTACACTCGAATCTACCGCATTGCCCAGGTGCAGATTCGTCGTATCTCTTCCCTGGAGAGGGCAGCCGAGCATGCACAGAGCTGCCGGAGCAGCCATGTTGACTGCCACCATCACACAAGCCTCAAGTCCTCCATCAGGAAAGAGACCAAGGTGTTGAAGACTCTCTCCGTCATCATGGGTGTCTTTGTCTGCTGCTGGTTGCCGTTCTTCATCTTGAACTGCATGGTTCCCTTCTGCGAGAGCCCACCCAGTGACCCCCATGCTGGCCTTCCCTGTGTCAGTGAGACCACCTTTAATATCTTTGTCTGGTTTGGTTGGGCCAACTCTTCTCTCAACCCCATCATCTATGCCTTCAATGCTGACTTTAGAAAGGTCTTCTCCAATCTCCTGGGATGCGGTCAGTTTTGCTCTAGTACTCCAGTGGAGACTGTTAATATAAGCAACGAGCTTATCTCTTACAACCAGGACACCCTTTTCCATAAGGAGATAGTGACTGCTTATGTTAACATGATCCCAAATGTGGTTGACTGTGAGGAAAATCGTGAGGACCCTTTTGATAGGATGTCCCAGCTCTCCCCTGACCATGAGGTTGCCACTGACTCTGTCTGTGAGCTGGACTGTGAGGGGGAGATTTCGCTAGGCAAAATAACACCTTTCACTCCAAATGGTTTACATTAA